One Maribacter sp. HTCC2170 genomic window, GGGACTTCTTTCTTGGCAATCGATGGTAAAGTAATAGATACTGACAAACCGAATGCGGAGACACCATCATGGATGAACAATGAAAGTTCTTTCAAGAGTATTCCTTTAAAATATGTCCTTGATGAATTTCAGAGACAGCACAACATTAAGGTTGAAACACAAAATATTAGTATTAATACATTATTTACAGGCACTTTTAGCAACACAAATACAGAATTGGCGTTACAAAGTATTAGTGTTCCTTCTCAAATAAAGTTTAAATTAGAAGGAAATAAAGTGTTGTTCTATGCCCAAGAAACGCCATAAGCAATTCTTAATTGTTTTATCTTTTCTGTTACTATCGTTTTACCCAAAAAACATAATAGCACAGGAAGACGTTGGTGATTCCCAAAACCTAGTCACTTACCTTCAAATATTGGAGCAACGTTTTGAAATAAAGTTTTCTTTTGTTGATGAGGACATTGATAAAATTAACATCGTTATTCCTGAAAATCAGAACCTACAGGAAATTCTATTGAATCTGCAGGAACAAACGCAGATTAAAATTCAAAAACTTAATACTCGCTATTATACCCTGACTAAAAGCACTACGGTGGATATTTGCGCAACGGTTCTTGATAATTTCAAAGAAAATACGGTAAATGGTTCAACCATAGAGGTGCTGGGAAGTTCTGTTGCAGGTATAACCGATGAAAATGGAGCTTTCAATTTTGAGAATATTCCAAGAGATGCAATCATTCAAATCAAACATATAGGCTTTAAACCTTTGTTCATTGCCGCCAAAGAATTGACAGGGGCCAACCCATGCAAAACACTTCTGCTGGATGAAAAATTTGAGCAATTGGAAGAGGTTATTGTACATCAGTTCTTGACAACCGGTTTAAGCAAAGAACCGGATGCAAGTATTCAACTACAAACCAATGACTTTGGTATACTTCCAGGGTTAATTGAACCAGATGTATTACAAACCATTCAGGCACTACCAGGAATAAAAAGTATTGATGAAACTGTATCCAATATCAACATTCGTGGCGGAACCAATGACCAAAATCTTATTCTTTGGGACGGCATCAGAATGTACCAGTCAGGTCATTTTTTTGGTCTGATTTCTGCCTTTAATCCCTACCTGACCGAAAAGGTTACCTTAATTAAAAATGGTACTAGCGCAGAATATGGCGGTGGAGTCAGTGGTATTCTTGATATTAAAACCAATAATCAAATTACCGATTATTTAGCTGGTGGAGCAGGATTTAACTTGATTAACGGAGATATATATGGGCAGGTACCTATTGCGCATAATGCAGCATTTCAGTTTTCAGGAAGAAGATCGTTAACCGATTTTTTCAATACCCCAACCTACGATGAATTTTTTAAAAGAGCATTTCAAGATACTCAAATCAAAGGCGGGACCGGGCAGTCGGATGAAATCAACAGAACGGAAGATTTTTATTTCTACGATTTTACGGGTAAACTTTTATATGACATAAATGAAAATCATAAAATCAGGGTCAGTTTTATCAATATCAACAATCATCTTGATTACACAGAACAAAACATAACTTCATTACGTGAAACCAACAGCAGGTTAAACCAAACAAATCTTTCTATAGGAGGAAGCTTAGAAAGCAATTGGAGTGATGTTTTCTCAACAAAGATCAACACATATTACACCCATTATGACCTTGATTCGGAGAACACCACGGTGAATTCTCCCCAAATCCTATCGCAGGAAAACGAAGTAATAGAAACCGCGCTTGTTTTGAATACACGGTTTCAACTAAGTGATGCGTTACATTGGTTAAATGGTTACAACTTAAGAGAAACAGGAGTGTTCAATTTTTCAGAAGTTAGTCAACCTCCTTATTTTAATAAAATTAAAAACGTTTTGCGCTCACATTCGGTTTTTTCAGAAGTGGAATATAGGTCCCCAGACGAAAAGCTTTTTGCAAGAGGAGGAGCTCGCGTAAACTATGTTGAAAATCTTGACACTTTCAGTGAATATATTGTTGAACCTCGCTTAAATGTCAATTATGAGCTATCCCAAGATTTTAATATTGAATTGCAAGGGGAGTTTAAAAGTCAATCCACGCATCAAGTTGTAGATTTAGAACAGAATTTTTTAGGAATTGAAAAACGTAGATGGTACATCGCCGACCCAGAAAACGCACTAGTACCTTTGCCAATTACAAAAAGCAAACAAGGTTCAATTGGCTTAAATTATGACCATCACAGCCTATATGTTGGGGCTGAGGCGTTTTATAAACAAGTCAATGGAATTAGTGCCCGAACCCAAGGATTCCAAAGCAAAGATCAATTCAATGAAGAAATCGGCAGTTATGATGTGAAAGGAATCGAGTTTCTGATTAATAAAAAAACAGCAGATTATAGCGCATGGTTAAGTTATACCTACAACGTTAATAATTATACTTTTGATGATGTTGTTCCCAGTACATTTCCCAACAATCTAGATGTTAGGCATACGCTTACTTTTGCAGGTAATTACACCTATAATGATTTTAGAATTGGTGTCGGGTTAAATTATAGGAGCGGAAAGCCATTTACCAAACCTGAGGAAAACAATCCGGTTAACACTAATTTCTTTCCTAGTAGAATTACTTTTCAAGAACCAAATAGCAGCCGATTGCCCGAATTCTTAAGAGTTGACACCTCAGCCTTGTATGATTTTGACCTCCTTCCTAAAATTAAGGCGACAGTAGGTGTATCAATACTGAATGTCACAAATCGTAAAAACATTCTCAACACGTATTACCGTCTAAATAGTAATGACGAAGTTGAAACGGTAGAGAGTGTTTCTTTAGGTCTAACACCCAATTTTAGTTTTAGACTGAAATTTTAAAATTAGTCACTCTATTAATTCTACTTCTTTTCCTACTATATCGAACATAGTGAGGATTATTCTGGTTGAACAAGACAATATTTTAACGTTTTAAAAGTTAATATAATCAACCCAAACCAACCTACGTTTTTAGAATGAAAACTTCTTATTCCTTCATTTGTTCAGCGCTTTTAATTATTACAAATATAACTGCACAAAAAAGTGTTAACCCAACTGAAGAACACATAGCCCATGCCGAGTTATTGAGCTCAATCTATCCCGATGATGAGATTCTTATTCTCAACAGTAATGAAAACATAACCTTTGATTACAATAAATCAGATAATCTTGTGGAGGTGAACCAGAAACTCAACGAGGAATTAATGAATATTGTGCCAAGGTCAGACATTCAGAAATATGTCATGTACGACAACACAACCAAAATCAAAAATTTTAGCACAAAGCTCAGAAATGGTAAGCCAAAATATTTTGCGGTAAAAGATGAATTTTATGAAAGTGGTGACATTTTTTATCATGATGCCCGGGTCAAATACATGAATATTGACTTTCCTGTCAAAGGGTACAAATACAAATACAACCTTGAAAAAGAATATAGCGATATAAAGTACTTTACTAAAATCGCCTTTAATAATGAATACCCTATTCTAGAAAAGAAAGTATCATTTTATATCCCTGATTGGTTACAATTGAAAGTAATGGAATTTAATCTTGAAGGATATGAAATCAATAAAGAAGAAAAATACGACGAAAAGAAAAAAGCCACTGAGTATACGTATACCATAAAAAACATGCCTGCTTTTCCAACAGAAAAGAATGCCCCAGGACCATCACACTATCAACCACATGTTCTAGTAATTGCCAAATCAATGACCAAGGACGAAAACAAGGTAAACTTGTTTCCTGAAACCCAACAATTATACGATTGGTACAAATCTTTGGTTGATAGTATGGAAGATGATACAGCTGTCCTAAAAAGTAAAGTCGATGAACTTACCGAAGATGCCAAGACAGATGATGAGAAAATCAAAAATATCTACTACTGGGTTCAGGACAATATAAGATATATAGCTTTTGAAGATGGTATTGCCGGTTTTAAACCCGATGAATCACAGAATGTATTTACCAAACGTTATGGTGATTGTAAAGGTATGGCCAATCTCACTAAAAAAATGCTGGTTCTCGCGGGTTTTGATGCCAGATTAACTTGGATTGGCACTAAGAGAATCGCCTATGACTATTCTATCCCAAGTTTAGCTGTAGACAATCACATGATTTGTTCACTTATTGACAACGGAAAAACATATTTCTTAGATAGCACAGAAAAATATAACTCCTTTGGTGAATATGCTGAACGCATTCAAGGAAGACCAGTTTTAATAGAAAATGGTGATGAGTATATTTTAGATAACATCCCCAATGGGATTGCTTCCAAGAATAAGGAAATTACAAACTATGACTTTGAGATTTCCGATGATAAAATTATCGGAACGGTAAATAAGACCTATCAGGGAGAAAGCAGGTCGCACTTTTTACATAGCTATAATTCAATCAAGACAAACAAAAAAGAGAACGCTCTTAATGCCTATTTGAGTAAAGCGGATAAAAATTGTCAAGTCACTGATGTCAATACAACAGACTTGGAAAATAGGGACAATGATATAACTATTGATTATTCTATTTCTTTGGACAATAAAATCTCTTCTTTTGATGACGAGGTTTACATTGATTTGGAATACGGGAATCATTTTAAAGATTTGGACCTTTCCGAAAGAGAACTTGATTTGGAGTTCCCGTATAAAACACACGTTGAGTATAACACTACATTAAAAATTCCGAACGGCTATAGTATAAAAGAGATTCCTGAAGATTTCAATGTACAAACTGAAGATTTCAACATTTCAATAACAATTATCAAAAAGAACAATACTCTTGAGTATAACAAAAAGTTTGTATTAAATAAGGCAGCGATTACCAAAACTAATTTTGAGAAATGGAATTCAGCCGTCAAACAACTGAACAATATCTACCAAGAACAAGTGATACTTATCAAAAACAATAATACCAAATAAACAACCTAAACATGATCAACAAAGAATCAATAATTTGCCTGTTCGTTAGTTTATGCACATTTTCGATTGTTGCACAATCCAAAAAGGAAATTGAGATAAAAGAGATCTTCTGGGGTGCAAACGACACCCAAAAAGAAAATGCAGATATACCATCAAAATGGCAAGATCAGTCGGCCGTTATTCTTTATAAGGAGTACTTCTATGATTACCACAAATTTGCCAAGCAGGTAGATTATGTACACTCATTTAGAAAACGAATTATGCTATTGGATAAAGCGGCTATTGACGATCATTCTGAATTTTCATTCACCAAAAGATTGAGGGCTAGAAAAGGTTGGGGAAGAAGAGGCACCAACTATGTAGGGGTAAAAATCATAAAACCAGATGGTTCTGAAAAAGAAATTGAGATTGATGAAGAAGCGGTCAGGGCCGATGATGAATATAAATTGGCTATATCCGGATTAGAGGAAGGTGATATATTAGATTATTACATCTATAGCATAGAACCCTTTAAACAAAAATACGGGTACACTTTTGAACCCATAACACGAACCATAAGCGATGAATACCCTATTAAAGAGATGGTATTGAAATTCAACACCGAAAATGATTTTTTCATCAATTTCAACAGCTATAACGGTGCTCCCGAGCTTGCCGAAATAAAGACTGACAAAAGAAATGACAGAAGGTATACACTTAAGGCAGAAAACATAGATAAGAACGATTTCCCATTTTGGTATTATCCTCAAATAGAATTACCCTATTACAAGTTTCAAGTAACTTTTGCACGCAGAGGAAGTCATGAGAACAGAATTTTCGATTTCATTTCCGAAGATGAAGATGTAATCAAAAAGGTGGTGTCAAAAGAAGACGTTCTAGAGCTTTACCATGATCACTGGGATTATGACGCGAAGAACTCAAGATTCAGGGAATTAGACAAGTTTTTTGAAGGTCATAACCTTTCTGAAGAAGAAAAGATAAAACAGGCGTACTATTATTTTAGACATTTTTACCTCACTCAATTCATAGAGCGATCGGTCTATGCCCAAACCGAGATCATTCCTAACATGGTCTATGGCAGCACTGCTTATGATGACCATTTTGATGCATTTGAGAATACCTCATTGATGGCTGAATACTTAGATAGGCATGAAATAAAATTTGACCGTATTCTTGCTGTCCCAAGGTATGAAGGCACCATAAAGGACGTTCTTTTTAAAAGTGAAATCTCGACTTTTTTAGAAGTTCATGTAAACGGAAAAACATTATATGTTCCACCATTGTCGCAACATTCCGATATTGATGAGCTAGCGTATAAGTTTGAAAATACCGAAGTCTATGCCCTTAACAAGATTGATGGCAAAAACAAGTTGAACAACATTAAGACAGTCTCAACCAGAAAAACCTCTTTTGAAGATAATGGCACTGTAGATAACGCTATAATTACCCTCAATGAAGATTTTAGTGGTTTCAAGGTTGAAAAAAACGTGGCCTACAAGGGGAACAGCAAAAGTTCTGCCCAAGAAGACCTACTTTATTATTTTGACTATATAAATGAAGACTATAAGAAATTCAACAACCAAAACTATATAGACAAACAGGTAAAAAAGAAAAAACGAAAAGACCAAATCCAGAAAGAGTCACATGCGTTAATTTCCAAACTGAAGAAAAGGCAAGGGGAATCTATAAAAAAACAGACTGAAAAAGAGTACGATTTGACTATAGACGAACATACGTATGAAATTTTGGAAACGGGTAGATATGGTCACGAAAGTCCGTTAGTAACTAAAGAGTATTTTACCATTGAAAACCAATTGGTAAAAAAAGCAGGAAAGAACTATATTTTTGAAGTTGGGAGATTAGTCGGCGGCCAAGTTAGTTTAACAGAGAAAGAAAAAGCACGTACAAATAACGTTTACATGTACTCGCCAAGGTCTTTTGAAAACACCATTGAATTGAAAATTCCTATTGGATATTCTGTTGGAGGTCTTGACAAATTGAATGTGAATATTGAAAATGCCTCTGGTGGATTCATTAGTTCTGCCAAAATCGAAGGTGACGTATTAAAAATTCATACTCGTAAGCACTACAAAAATTATTTTGAACCAAATGCAAACTGGCCTCAAATAGTAGATTTTCTTGAAGCCGCCTACCAATTCACACAAGAAAAGATAATTTTCAAAAAGGGTAAATCAACAGCTAAATAATAAGCTTAAAAGTAATAGCGACTAACCTCAGAAGTTAATCTACTTGTGAGGTTTTTTATTTCAAATAACTAATTGCCACACATTCCTGTAGTCTTAACCTTCATCACCGTAAACTTATTATGAATCGTATTGAGCAATGAATATTGATCAAATGAATCTTGACCAAGCTCCCAAATCATAATACCACCTGTTCTCTTTACTGCCAATTCCACTTTCCTTTCTATAGTAGATCTTCCATTATAGTACCGCTGTGTAGATTCATCTAAGTCGGCAAACTCAGTGCTCTCTTCAATCATTTGCCCATAAGTGAATGACACAACTTCTTGATTGGTAAAATCGTATCCATAGAAAGGAACTCCAAGTGTTAGTCTATCGGAGTTTATATTTTGAGAGCTATTCCAAAAGTCAATCCCATTCTCAGCAAAATCATAAGAGCTATGCTGGCCAGGATTATTAGCGTTCCATGGCCCTGTGCCATCATAAGCCATAATATTTATAAAATCGAACGCGGCAAGCGCTGCATCGTTAATATGTTCAAATCGCGTATTATTTGGTAGTGCAGCAGTTAGAAGTTTATCTTCTTTTTTCAATGCCTGATTTAATGTCAAAATAAAATTACTGTATCCAATAGTAACATGACTCCATTCTAAATCTACATCAACCCCATCCAAATCATTTAACAATACATAGTCTATTATTTTATCAACAAGGGTGCTTGTTTTGGTATTATCATCAACAAACGAAGACCAATTTATTTCTTGCTCGACAGAGAGGCTGCCACCTGCGAGAGAAATAAAAATGAGGATATCCCCATTTCTGCTCCGAGCGTCATTCACCACATCATTTATGCTTTCTGGAACAATAAGGTTACCTTCATTATCAGGGTTTGCAAAGGCCAGGTTAAGATGGGTTAATTTGCAATAATCAATTTTGTTACTATTAAAAAAACGATAGTAGGGCAAATACCCAACAACTCTTTTCTCCCCATTGTTTTCATAAATAATGGAATCCTCTGTTGATGAGTCAGAACAGGCTCCTGCCCAAACTATAGTACATAGAGCAAGTCTTTTGAAGAATTTTATCAAAAACATATAAACTCATTTCCCTATTTAACCAATTCTACATCCTCTCAGGAACTTGAATCCCCAGCAATAAAAATGCAGACTGGATCACTTCACCCACTTTTTTCGAAAGTTGTACTCTAAAAACTTTCTTTTGCTCAACAGATTCGCCCAAAATTGATACCTGCTGATAAAAAGAATTAAACTCCTTTACCAAATCATACGTATAATTTGCGATGAGAGCTGGACTATAATTTTCTGCCGCCAATTGAATGGTTTCAGGAAAAGCTTGAACCTGTTTTAATAACTCTTTCTCCTTGGAATGTAATTCCATAGCAGGTTCAACCTCGGAATCCCAAACATTCGCTATCTCGTCCCCTTTGCGAAGTATAGATTGTATTCTGGCGTATGTGTATTGAATAAATGGCCCTGTATTCCCTTGAAAATCAACCGACTCTTCAGGGTCAAAAAGAATTCTTTTTTTAGGGTCCACTTTCAATATATAATATTTCAAAGCTCCTAAGCCAATCATCTTAAATAATCCTTGTTTCTCTGTAACAGAATAGTCATCCAATTTCCCTAATTCTTCTGAGATTTTGGCCGCTGTTTCTGACATATCAATCATTAAATCATCAGCATCCACAACAGTACCTTCCCTACTCTTCATTTTACCACTGGGCAAATCAACCATTCCATAACTTAAATGATGTAAACGCTCTGCCCATGTAAAACCGAGTTTTTTCAAAATCAGAAAAAGCACTTTAAAATGATAATCCTGTTCATTTCCGACCGTATAGACCATACCTGTGATATCAGAATAATCCTTTACTCGTTGTATTGCCGTACCAATATCTTGGGTCATATATACTGCCGTACCATCTGATCGCAGTACAATTTTCTCATCAAGGCCTTCATCGGTCAAATCAATCCAAACGCTGCCATCCTCCTTTTTGTAAAAAACACCTTTTTCTAATCCACTTGCTACAACATCCTTTCCTAAAAGATAAGTGTCACTCTCGTAATAAAGTTTATCAAAATCAACGCCAAGGTTCTTGTACGTCTCATCAAAACCTTTATAAACCCATCCGTTCATGGTTTTCCAAAGACCTACAACCTCATCATCGCTAGCTTCCCATTTTCGTAGCATTGATTGAGCTTCCAACAAAATAGGGGCTTCTTTTTCTGCTTGTTTCTTTTCAACTCCTTTCGAGACCATTTCTTCGATTTCAGCTTTATAAGCCTTATCAAATGCGACATAGTAATTACCAACAAGTTTATCGCCCTTTAATCCAGTATTTTGAGGTGTTTCGCCTTTTCCAAATTTCTGCCAAGCCAGCATACTTTTACATATATGAATACCCCTATCATTGATGATTTGGGTTTTATATACCTTTTTACCTGCTGCCTTCAAAATTTCGGCAACTGAGTAACCTAATAGATTATTACGAATATGACCTAAGTGCAGTGGCTTGTTGGTATTGGGAGAGGAATATTCCACCATTACGGCTTCCTTACCTGCATTAGCTCTATAGCCAAAATTTTTAATTTTTTTTATGGATTTAAAAAACTCAATGTAGTGTGAATCACTGATTACAATATTCAAAAACCCTTTCACCACATTGAAACCTGATACATCCTCAACATGTTCCATTAGGTATTCACCTATTTGATTTCCTAATACCGCAGGGTTGCCTTTGACAAATCGTAGCATCGGAAAAACAACAACCGTAATATCCCCTTCAAAGTCCTTTCTGGTAGGCTGAAACTCAACAGTTGGCAAATCAACTTTGTATACTGTAGAAATTGCTTCTTTTACCTTAGTGGTTAGGATTTCTTGAATGCTCATTGGGCTGTAATTTAAGCTGCAAAACTAAACATTTTTTATGCTTTAAGACCTATTGCCCACATTTACTTAAACCCCTATTTGGGTGTTAGACATTACACGAAAACAAACACGATAGCTTCTTAGGCCTTTGGCAAGAATACTTCAGCCATCATACAGCGGGCACTACCACCTCCACAGGTTTCTATTGTATCCAATGAACTATGTATTATTTCACAGTGTTTCTCAAAGGCCTTAATTTGTTTAAAATCCAAACTATTGAATGCAGCGCTGCTCATTGCCAAAAACCGCTTGTCATTGGCTCCCAGGACCTGTAACATATTCCCTGCAAAATGATGCATCTGATCTTCGGTGATTTCAATAATCTCCTTACCATCTTTCCTTAGGTGTTCAACGACACTCTTGCGTTCTTTTTTGTCATCAATAGAACCTAAACAAATCACAGCAAATTCCTCACCCAAAGCCATCATCACATTTGTGTGATAAATTGGTAATCTCTGCCCATCAACTGTTTGATTGGCTGTAAATATTACGGGAAAACAATTAAAATCCTCACAAAACTCAATGATCAACTCCTCATGAGCCCTATCTGACAGCGCACAGTATACTTTTTGATGTATGC contains:
- the argS gene encoding arginine--tRNA ligase, producing the protein MSIQEILTTKVKEAISTVYKVDLPTVEFQPTRKDFEGDITVVVFPMLRFVKGNPAVLGNQIGEYLMEHVEDVSGFNVVKGFLNIVISDSHYIEFFKSIKKIKNFGYRANAGKEAVMVEYSSPNTNKPLHLGHIRNNLLGYSVAEILKAAGKKVYKTQIINDRGIHICKSMLAWQKFGKGETPQNTGLKGDKLVGNYYVAFDKAYKAEIEEMVSKGVEKKQAEKEAPILLEAQSMLRKWEASDDEVVGLWKTMNGWVYKGFDETYKNLGVDFDKLYYESDTYLLGKDVVASGLEKGVFYKKEDGSVWIDLTDEGLDEKIVLRSDGTAVYMTQDIGTAIQRVKDYSDITGMVYTVGNEQDYHFKVLFLILKKLGFTWAERLHHLSYGMVDLPSGKMKSREGTVVDADDLMIDMSETAAKISEELGKLDDYSVTEKQGLFKMIGLGALKYYILKVDPKKRILFDPEESVDFQGNTGPFIQYTYARIQSILRKGDEIANVWDSEVEPAMELHSKEKELLKQVQAFPETIQLAAENYSPALIANYTYDLVKEFNSFYQQVSILGESVEQKKVFRVQLSKKVGEVIQSAFLLLGIQVPERM
- a CDS encoding transglutaminase domain-containing protein; its protein translation is MKTSYSFICSALLIITNITAQKSVNPTEEHIAHAELLSSIYPDDEILILNSNENITFDYNKSDNLVEVNQKLNEELMNIVPRSDIQKYVMYDNTTKIKNFSTKLRNGKPKYFAVKDEFYESGDIFYHDARVKYMNIDFPVKGYKYKYNLEKEYSDIKYFTKIAFNNEYPILEKKVSFYIPDWLQLKVMEFNLEGYEINKEEKYDEKKKATEYTYTIKNMPAFPTEKNAPGPSHYQPHVLVIAKSMTKDENKVNLFPETQQLYDWYKSLVDSMEDDTAVLKSKVDELTEDAKTDDEKIKNIYYWVQDNIRYIAFEDGIAGFKPDESQNVFTKRYGDCKGMANLTKKMLVLAGFDARLTWIGTKRIAYDYSIPSLAVDNHMICSLIDNGKTYFLDSTEKYNSFGEYAERIQGRPVLIENGDEYILDNIPNGIASKNKEITNYDFEISDDKIIGTVNKTYQGESRSHFLHSYNSIKTNKKENALNAYLSKADKNCQVTDVNTTDLENRDNDITIDYSISLDNKISSFDDEVYIDLEYGNHFKDLDLSERELDLEFPYKTHVEYNTTLKIPNGYSIKEIPEDFNVQTEDFNISITIIKKNNTLEYNKKFVLNKAAITKTNFEKWNSAVKQLNNIYQEQVILIKNNNTK
- a CDS encoding glycosyl hydrolase family 18 protein, whose protein sequence is MFLIKFFKRLALCTIVWAGACSDSSTEDSIIYENNGEKRVVGYLPYYRFFNSNKIDYCKLTHLNLAFANPDNEGNLIVPESINDVVNDARSRNGDILIFISLAGGSLSVEQEINWSSFVDDNTKTSTLVDKIIDYVLLNDLDGVDVDLEWSHVTIGYSNFILTLNQALKKEDKLLTAALPNNTRFEHINDAALAAFDFINIMAYDGTGPWNANNPGQHSSYDFAENGIDFWNSSQNINSDRLTLGVPFYGYDFTNQEVVSFTYGQMIEESTEFADLDESTQRYYNGRSTIERKVELAVKRTGGIMIWELGQDSFDQYSLLNTIHNKFTVMKVKTTGMCGN
- a CDS encoding TonB-dependent receptor plug domain-containing protein; amino-acid sequence: MPKKRHKQFLIVLSFLLLSFYPKNIIAQEDVGDSQNLVTYLQILEQRFEIKFSFVDEDIDKINIVIPENQNLQEILLNLQEQTQIKIQKLNTRYYTLTKSTTVDICATVLDNFKENTVNGSTIEVLGSSVAGITDENGAFNFENIPRDAIIQIKHIGFKPLFIAAKELTGANPCKTLLLDEKFEQLEEVIVHQFLTTGLSKEPDASIQLQTNDFGILPGLIEPDVLQTIQALPGIKSIDETVSNINIRGGTNDQNLILWDGIRMYQSGHFFGLISAFNPYLTEKVTLIKNGTSAEYGGGVSGILDIKTNNQITDYLAGGAGFNLINGDIYGQVPIAHNAAFQFSGRRSLTDFFNTPTYDEFFKRAFQDTQIKGGTGQSDEINRTEDFYFYDFTGKLLYDINENHKIRVSFININNHLDYTEQNITSLRETNSRLNQTNLSIGGSLESNWSDVFSTKINTYYTHYDLDSENTTVNSPQILSQENEVIETALVLNTRFQLSDALHWLNGYNLRETGVFNFSEVSQPPYFNKIKNVLRSHSVFSEVEYRSPDEKLFARGGARVNYVENLDTFSEYIVEPRLNVNYELSQDFNIELQGEFKSQSTHQVVDLEQNFLGIEKRRWYIADPENALVPLPITKSKQGSIGLNYDHHSLYVGAEAFYKQVNGISARTQGFQSKDQFNEEIGSYDVKGIEFLINKKTADYSAWLSYTYNVNNYTFDDVVPSTFPNNLDVRHTLTFAGNYTYNDFRIGVGLNYRSGKPFTKPEENNPVNTNFFPSRITFQEPNSSRLPEFLRVDTSALYDFDLLPKIKATVGVSILNVTNRKNILNTYYRLNSNDEVETVESVSLGLTPNFSFRLKF
- the ctlX gene encoding citrulline utilization hydrolase CtlX, giving the protein MQITNTILMIRPVNFRMNEQTAVNNYFMEEIDLKAKSVNEKAQEEFDAFVDALRSKGVNVIVIDDTQVPDTPDSIFPNNWISFHASGTVGIYPMFAENRRNERREDILEILEDEGFIIKDVVDYTSAEEEGLFLEGTGSILMDRIHQKVYCALSDRAHEELIIEFCEDFNCFPVIFTANQTVDGQRLPIYHTNVMMALGEEFAVICLGSIDDKKERKSVVEHLRKDGKEIIEITEDQMHHFAGNMLQVLGANDKRFLAMSSAAFNSLDFKQIKAFEKHCEIIHSSLDTIETCGGGSARCMMAEVFLPKA